From the genome of Spirosomataceae bacterium TFI 002, one region includes:
- a CDS encoding NTE family protein produces the protein MSNLKIGLCLSGGGSRGFAHLGVLQAMDELGIKPTMISGSSAGALVAAIYAQGVSPQDAFEQLSKISVVRNLRFAFNKFGLFKLDKATEILKKMVPHNSFEGLKIPIAVCATHIGKGKATYFTHGELCQAVMASCAIPGLFSPVNINGKKFVDGGIIDNLPLEPLKETCNYFIGVNITPFERKLPVRSAKDIFLKSLYISIDHQTREKAREFDLMIEPKNIVRFNGLSMKRAQEIFDTGYQEALVVLKDLKNMETK, from the coding sequence ATGAGTAACCTAAAAATAGGACTGTGTCTTTCAGGAGGTGGAAGTAGAGGATTTGCACACTTAGGAGTGTTGCAAGCAATGGATGAACTTGGTATTAAACCAACAATGATTTCTGGCTCAAGTGCAGGTGCACTTGTTGCAGCTATTTATGCCCAAGGAGTTTCTCCACAAGATGCTTTTGAACAGTTATCCAAAATAAGCGTAGTTCGTAATCTTCGTTTTGCTTTCAATAAGTTTGGATTATTTAAGCTAGATAAGGCAACCGAAATTTTAAAAAAAATGGTCCCTCACAATTCTTTTGAAGGACTCAAAATACCAATTGCTGTTTGTGCGACTCACATAGGTAAAGGAAAAGCTACCTATTTTACACATGGTGAACTTTGTCAGGCAGTAATGGCTTCTTGTGCAATTCCTGGCTTATTTTCACCAGTTAATATCAACGGCAAAAAGTTTGTAGATGGTGGTATCATTGACAACCTTCCACTTGAACCATTGAAAGAAACTTGCAACTACTTTATTGGCGTAAATATTACCCCATTCGAAAGGAAATTGCCGGTACGTTCTGCCAAAGACATATTTTTAAAATCACTTTACATTAGCATAGATCACCAAACTAGAGAAAAAGCTAGAGAATTTGATTTAATGATAGAACCCAAAAACATTGTAAGGTTCAACGGCCTGAGTATGAAGCGGGCACAAGAGATTTTTGATACAGGATATCAAGAAGCATTAGTAGTTTTGAAAGATTTAAAAAACATGGAGACTAAATAA
- a CDS encoding Gluconate 2-dehydrogenase subunit 3 — MERRKAIQKLGLGFGALLSLPSWANSWNQDKFAFEGNSILEGLVEAIIPEGDQPGAKSIGAHLFVERMVKDCYDENTNAIFFDNLTKVSLMAEELKNKKIEATSLQERIDILRLFEDSILKEDSSFYDLLKRLTIQAYTNSEFYLTKYRDYEMAPGFFHGCVVI, encoded by the coding sequence ATGGAAAGAAGAAAAGCAATTCAAAAATTAGGTTTAGGATTTGGGGCATTATTAAGCCTTCCTTCTTGGGCGAATTCTTGGAATCAAGACAAGTTTGCTTTTGAAGGCAATAGCATTTTAGAAGGTTTAGTAGAAGCAATAATTCCTGAAGGTGACCAACCAGGTGCTAAATCAATAGGAGCACATCTGTTTGTTGAAAGAATGGTCAAAGATTGTTATGATGAAAACACAAATGCTATCTTCTTTGACAACTTGACCAAAGTCAGTTTGATGGCGGAAGAACTCAAAAATAAAAAGATAGAGGCGACGAGTTTACAAGAACGAATTGATATACTCAGGCTTTTTGAAGACTCAATTCTTAAAGAAGATAGTAGCTTTTATGACTTGTTGAAGCGACTAACAATTCAAGCATATACCAACTCGGAGTTTTACCTTACAAAATACCGTGATTACGAAATGGCACCAGGTTTTTTCCATGGCTGCGTAGTAATATAA
- a CDS encoding Choline dehydrogenase, translating to MSLLNIKSAKKQKFDAIVVGSGISGGWAAKELCDAGLKTLVLERGKDVKHLVDYPTTLMNPWEFEHGGRITKEMRDANPIASKCYAFNEDAQHFFVKDDHHPYIQEKPFDWVRGYQTGGKSLMWARGTQRWSHFDFEGPDRDGFDVKWPITYDELAPWYDHVEYFAGISGNKDGLEQLPDGDFLPAFEQSCVEKHFSQQMKTHYGGSRPVIASRCAHLTEPREIHYQQGRGRCMRRNLCQRGCPYGGYFSSNSSTLPWAEKTGNMTLRNNSVVHSIIYNERKNKAVGVRIIDSETNEEIEFYAKVIFMNASTINTNIVLLNSKSNRFPNGLGNDNGLMGQYIHFHNFTTSISAEYDGMLDKTTAGNNPGGSYIPRFRNLREQETDFLRGYAAGFSARRAISTNTEGLGEELKANLLKKELGNWRVGSHFMGETIPKATNYVKLDTEQTDQWGVPLARLSVSLDDNDEKMGEDYRQQMTEMYTKAGFTNIKTYKKTDWNPGLDIHEMGGVLMGTDPATSQLNKFNQLHHCKNVFVTDGACMTSNSTQNPSLTYMAITARAVNYAVSALKKRDL from the coding sequence TTGTCATTATTAAATATAAAATCAGCCAAGAAACAGAAATTCGATGCCATTGTGGTAGGATCTGGAATAAGTGGAGGCTGGGCAGCAAAAGAACTTTGTGATGCTGGACTAAAAACCCTCGTTCTCGAGCGTGGTAAAGATGTGAAGCATTTGGTAGATTACCCTACTACACTCATGAATCCTTGGGAGTTTGAGCATGGAGGTCGTATCACCAAAGAAATGAGAGATGCGAATCCTATTGCCAGCAAATGCTATGCATTCAATGAAGACGCTCAGCATTTCTTTGTCAAGGACGATCATCACCCATACATACAAGAGAAGCCTTTTGACTGGGTACGTGGATATCAAACAGGTGGAAAATCTCTCATGTGGGCTCGTGGAACTCAACGATGGAGTCACTTTGACTTCGAAGGACCAGACCGTGATGGTTTTGATGTAAAATGGCCTATCACTTATGATGAACTCGCACCATGGTACGATCACGTAGAATATTTCGCAGGAATAAGCGGAAACAAGGATGGGCTTGAGCAATTACCTGATGGTGACTTTTTGCCAGCTTTTGAGCAATCGTGTGTAGAGAAACACTTCTCGCAACAAATGAAAACACACTATGGCGGCTCACGTCCCGTAATTGCAAGTCGCTGTGCTCACCTCACCGAACCTCGTGAAATTCATTACCAACAGGGAAGAGGTCGTTGTATGAGAAGAAACTTATGTCAACGAGGCTGTCCGTATGGTGGCTATTTTAGTAGCAACTCCTCTACCCTACCATGGGCAGAAAAGACGGGCAACATGACATTGCGAAACAATTCGGTTGTACACTCAATTATTTATAATGAGCGAAAAAACAAGGCTGTAGGGGTTAGAATAATTGATTCAGAAACAAACGAAGAAATAGAGTTTTATGCAAAAGTAATTTTCATGAATGCCTCTACTATCAATACGAATATAGTTTTGCTAAATTCTAAGTCTAATCGTTTTCCAAATGGATTAGGAAACGACAATGGACTTATGGGACAATACATTCACTTTCATAACTTCACCACTAGCATCTCCGCAGAATACGACGGAATGTTAGATAAAACTACAGCTGGAAACAACCCAGGCGGAAGTTATATCCCAAGGTTTAGAAACTTGAGAGAACAGGAAACTGACTTCTTGAGAGGTTATGCAGCTGGTTTCAGTGCAAGAAGAGCCATTTCTACCAATACTGAAGGACTTGGTGAAGAATTGAAAGCCAACCTTCTGAAAAAAGAGCTTGGAAACTGGAGAGTTGGGTCTCACTTTATGGGTGAAACCATACCAAAAGCTACCAATTACGTAAAGTTAGACACTGAGCAAACTGACCAATGGGGAGTTCCATTGGCGAGGTTATCTGTTTCCCTTGATGATAACGACGAAAAAATGGGAGAAGATTATCGTCAGCAAATGACCGAAATGTATACAAAAGCTGGATTTACAAATATCAAAACATACAAAAAAACTGATTGGAATCCTGGCTTAGATATTCATGAAATGGGTGGAGTTTTAATGGGTACCGATCCAGCAACTTCTCAGTTAAACAAATTCAATCAATTGCACCATTGCAAAAATGTATTTGTAACTGATGGAGCTTGTATGACAAGTAATTCAACTCAAAATCCATCGCTAACTTACATGGCAATTACCGCAAGAGCGGTAAATTATGCAGTGAGTGCATTGAAGAAAAGAGATCTGTAA
- a CDS encoding transporter, SSS family, giving the protein MTTLDWIILGATLTFIISYGIYKNRSNKNIEGFFLGNKSLPWYHVGLSVMATQASAITFLSAPGQAFNDGMSFVQFYFGLPLAMVVLSITFIPIFHRLKVYTAYEYLETRFDSRVRVFTAILFLIQRGLATGISIYAPSIILSTIFGWDIFWTNALMGGIVLTYTIIGGTKAISYTHIQQMLIVTFSMILAAVLIVNMLPPDVGFVDAVKIAGKAGKTNIIDLEFNPKEKYNVWSGILGGFFLQLSYFGTDQSQVGRYLTGKSVTQSRLGLLFNGLIKVPMQFGILLIGVLVYVFYLFNSSPVFFNTAETAKLQNSIYAEEFKSLEDQYAVESAHKNEAVYLLHESIKAEDEGKIESARAVILGADATIKSIKKKVSELITLSNPEGDSKDVNYVFIRFILDHLPHGLIGLLIAVIFSASMGAVASSYNSLAATTVVDVLKKSSSRSYSESTELLISKGITVFWAVFCIVVAFYASKLGSSMIELVNVLGSLFYGVILGIFLVAFYNKSIQGKAIFYSAIISELCIFLIWKYEFVSYLWLNPIGCILVFIFAWTFQQLLRTKTDAN; this is encoded by the coding sequence ATGACGACTCTCGATTGGATTATCTTAGGTGCCACACTAACATTCATCATTAGTTACGGAATTTACAAAAACCGTAGTAATAAGAATATTGAAGGCTTTTTTTTAGGAAATAAGTCACTCCCATGGTATCATGTAGGTCTCTCTGTGATGGCTACACAGGCAAGTGCTATAACTTTCTTATCCGCTCCAGGACAAGCTTTCAATGATGGAATGAGTTTCGTGCAATTCTATTTTGGACTTCCACTCGCTATGGTTGTTTTAAGTATCACTTTCATTCCTATATTTCATAGGTTAAAGGTTTATACCGCATATGAATACCTTGAAACACGCTTTGATTCACGTGTGAGGGTTTTTACTGCAATTCTTTTCTTGATTCAAAGAGGACTTGCAACTGGAATTTCTATCTACGCTCCTTCTATTATTCTATCAACCATATTTGGCTGGGATATTTTTTGGACCAATGCTCTCATGGGTGGAATTGTACTTACGTACACTATTATAGGTGGTACAAAAGCAATTTCGTATACCCATATTCAGCAAATGCTTATTGTCACATTTTCGATGATTCTAGCTGCAGTACTTATTGTAAACATGCTTCCGCCTGACGTAGGCTTCGTAGATGCTGTAAAAATTGCAGGTAAAGCGGGTAAAACTAATATCATTGACCTAGAGTTTAATCCAAAAGAAAAGTATAACGTGTGGTCAGGTATACTTGGAGGCTTCTTTTTGCAACTATCTTATTTTGGAACAGACCAATCTCAGGTAGGCCGCTATCTTACTGGAAAAAGCGTGACTCAAAGTAGACTCGGTTTACTTTTCAATGGACTGATCAAGGTTCCTATGCAGTTCGGTATTTTATTAATTGGGGTTTTGGTCTATGTTTTCTATTTATTCAATAGCTCTCCAGTATTTTTCAATACAGCCGAAACAGCAAAGCTTCAAAACTCTATTTATGCAGAGGAGTTCAAAAGTTTAGAAGATCAATATGCAGTTGAATCTGCTCATAAAAATGAGGCTGTTTATCTTTTACATGAATCTATTAAGGCCGAAGACGAGGGCAAAATTGAAAGTGCAAGGGCAGTTATTTTAGGTGCAGATGCTACAATCAAAAGCATAAAGAAGAAAGTAAGCGAATTGATTACCCTTAGCAACCCTGAAGGAGATAGCAAAGATGTCAACTACGTCTTCATTAGGTTTATTTTGGATCACTTACCTCATGGGCTCATTGGCTTACTCATTGCTGTTATATTTTCTGCTTCTATGGGTGCAGTTGCTTCATCCTACAACTCATTGGCAGCCACAACGGTAGTTGATGTATTGAAAAAATCAAGCTCAAGATCGTACTCCGAAAGCACAGAATTGCTTATATCTAAAGGAATTACAGTCTTTTGGGCAGTATTTTGTATCGTGGTGGCTTTCTATGCCAGTAAACTGGGCTCCAGTATGATTGAGCTAGTGAATGTTTTGGGTTCACTGTTCTATGGAGTAATCTTGGGAATATTCTTAGTGGCATTTTATAATAAGTCAATTCAAGGCAAAGCGATTTTCTACAGTGCCATCATTTCGGAACTTTGTATCTTCCTCATATGGAAGTACGAATTTGTTTCTTATTTGTGGTTGAACCCAATTGGTTGTATTCTTGTCTTTATCTTTGCATGGACATTCCAACAGCTATTGAGAACAAAAACTGATGCCAACTAA
- a CDS encoding DNA-binding response regulator, OmpR family, contains REC and winged-helix (wHTH) domain — protein MPTKSNVLIIEDDQRIAENISKGLQEKGFLTQIAYDGKMGLKFYQNGGFDLILLDLNLPIMNGYEVCEKIRETDSQTPIIMLTALGETEDKLEGFEKGADDYMVKPFDFRELVVRIGVLLKRKSIVENNSQELKVADLIMDLDKKTVERDGKSIDLTPKEFSLLEFLINNKGRVVSKAEIAETVWDHNANQSLNVVEVYINFLRKKIDKSFASSLIHTKSGMGYLLDEEH, from the coding sequence ATGCCAACTAAATCAAACGTATTAATTATTGAGGATGATCAGCGTATCGCCGAAAATATTAGTAAGGGCCTTCAAGAAAAAGGATTCCTAACTCAAATAGCCTATGATGGCAAAATGGGGCTTAAGTTTTACCAAAATGGTGGTTTTGACCTGATTTTACTTGACCTTAACCTTCCTATTATGAATGGTTATGAGGTTTGTGAAAAAATACGCGAAACCGATAGTCAAACACCAATTATCATGCTTACTGCCCTAGGCGAAACTGAAGACAAATTGGAAGGTTTTGAAAAAGGAGCTGATGACTACATGGTAAAACCCTTTGATTTTAGGGAGCTTGTGGTAAGAATTGGTGTATTACTTAAAAGAAAATCAATCGTAGAAAATAATTCCCAGGAGTTGAAAGTTGCCGACCTTATCATGGATTTGGACAAAAAAACTGTGGAACGCGATGGAAAAAGTATTGACCTCACGCCTAAGGAGTTTTCCCTTTTAGAATTTCTTATCAATAACAAAGGAAGAGTTGTCTCAAAAGCCGAAATAGCTGAAACCGTTTGGGATCACAATGCCAATCAAAGTTTAAACGTAGTAGAAGTTTATATCAACTTTCTTCGAAAGAAAATAGATAAGTCTTTTGCCAGCTCGCTGATTCATACCAAATCTGGTATGGGATATTTGCTGGATGAAGAGCATTAA
- a CDS encoding Signal transduction histidine kinase, producing MTIRTKIALQFSLIVATILFIFSLSIYYLSENYRQKEFYNSLRDRAITTSQLLIKEKEIDKKLLKIIDQNTLSSLYGVQVLVFNDSNQVAYSNYEADTIYYSPELLNRIRSNEYLETVFADKQVVGTMYSDTLSKNYVILAQADDLYGKQKLSNIKNTMVIGFVSAVLLTVFFGFIFAGQSLKPISDINKEISEINIQSITRKLKTGNNRDEIAVLAINFNKMLDRLEQSVEQQKSFVSNASHELRTPLAALKSEIQVALEKDRNESEYQTVLNTLLDDTHRLIKLSNGLLTLAKYESNDIGVKFKPTRIDSVLFNVQDELLQQHLDYNIVIDFEEIPDDDNWLQVNGSEQLLHTLFLNLIENACKYSPNKHADVKLYFNKANCLVRISDKGIGIPDADLKQIFEPFYRSQNATSYKGYGIGLSICKRIIEMHNGTIKISSIVGEGSKFLISMPHC from the coding sequence ATGACAATACGTACCAAAATAGCCTTGCAGTTCTCACTCATTGTGGCTACTATATTGTTTATTTTTTCTCTTTCAATTTATTACTTAAGCGAAAATTATCGCCAAAAAGAGTTCTATAACAGCCTTAGAGACAGAGCAATTACCACTTCTCAATTGCTCATCAAGGAGAAGGAAATTGACAAAAAATTACTTAAGATTATTGACCAAAACACCCTATCTAGTTTATATGGTGTACAGGTACTTGTTTTCAATGACTCCAACCAGGTAGCTTATTCCAACTACGAAGCAGATACCATTTATTACAGTCCAGAACTACTAAATAGAATTCGGTCGAACGAGTACTTAGAAACAGTTTTTGCCGATAAACAGGTGGTGGGAACCATGTATAGTGATACCCTAAGTAAAAACTATGTCATTCTTGCTCAAGCTGATGACCTTTATGGTAAACAGAAACTGAGCAATATTAAAAACACAATGGTAATAGGCTTTGTGTCTGCTGTACTACTTACAGTATTTTTCGGGTTTATTTTCGCTGGGCAATCTCTCAAACCTATAAGTGATATAAATAAGGAAATCTCCGAAATCAATATCCAAAGTATTACCCGGAAGTTGAAAACAGGGAATAACAGGGATGAAATTGCTGTCCTGGCCATAAACTTTAATAAAATGCTCGATCGCCTAGAACAGTCGGTAGAGCAACAAAAAAGCTTTGTTTCCAATGCTTCTCATGAACTACGCACTCCTCTTGCTGCTTTAAAGTCTGAAATTCAAGTGGCTCTAGAGAAAGATAGAAATGAATCCGAATATCAAACCGTATTGAACACCCTGCTGGACGATACACATCGATTAATCAAACTATCCAACGGACTGCTTACATTGGCAAAATACGAAAGCAATGATATTGGAGTTAAATTCAAACCTACGAGAATTGATTCAGTTCTCTTTAATGTTCAAGATGAGCTGCTACAACAGCACCTAGACTACAATATAGTTATTGATTTTGAAGAAATCCCAGACGATGACAATTGGCTACAAGTGAATGGAAGCGAGCAACTTTTGCATACGCTCTTTCTCAATTTGATTGAAAATGCCTGTAAATATAGCCCAAACAAACATGCTGATGTTAAATTATACTTCAACAAAGCAAACTGCCTAGTTAGAATCAGTGACAAGGGAATTGGTATTCCGGATGCAGACTTAAAACAGATTTTTGAGCCTTTCTACCGTTCTCAAAATGCCACTTCTTACAAAGGTTACGGTATAGGCCTATCGATTTGTAAGCGTATCATTGAGATGCACAACGGTACTATAAAAATTAGTAGTATAGTGGGAGAAGGCAGCAAGTTCTTAATTTCAATGCCTCATTGTTAA
- a CDS encoding Polysaccharide deacetylase has protein sequence MNHKAFTRLLTLILLAFVISPSSLLGQDKSFTWPDGKKIAISFSWDDGRESQVKVGTPILDKYGVKATFYIVPSLTLGAKDGWQKAADNGHELANHTLMHPCSGNFLWARGNALEGYDLKKMEAELLEANKEIEKLYGVKTNDFAYPCGQTFVNRGTETRSYVPVVAKNFVSGRTWLDEVPNDPAFCDLAQLTGVEMDNKSMEDIMALIEMTRKDGLWLVLAGHDIGENGVIQTTHAEMLEKLLPYLLENSNEIWVAPVGEIADYVKQQRGF, from the coding sequence ATGAATCATAAAGCTTTCACTCGACTTTTAACACTTATATTATTGGCTTTCGTAATCTCTCCAAGTTCACTTTTGGGGCAAGATAAGAGCTTTACATGGCCCGATGGAAAGAAAATAGCCATTAGCTTTTCTTGGGACGATGGAAGAGAAAGTCAAGTAAAGGTGGGTACACCCATTTTAGATAAGTACGGCGTAAAAGCAACATTTTACATTGTTCCTTCACTCACTTTAGGTGCAAAAGACGGTTGGCAAAAAGCAGCTGACAATGGACACGAGTTGGCAAATCATACTTTAATGCATCCGTGTTCTGGAAACTTCCTATGGGCAAGAGGAAATGCTTTGGAGGGGTATGATTTGAAAAAAATGGAAGCCGAATTGCTTGAAGCCAACAAAGAAATAGAAAAGTTATACGGTGTGAAGACGAATGATTTTGCATATCCTTGTGGGCAAACATTTGTAAACCGAGGTACAGAAACGAGAAGTTATGTGCCAGTTGTAGCAAAGAATTTTGTATCTGGTCGTACATGGTTAGATGAAGTTCCCAATGATCCGGCTTTCTGTGATTTAGCTCAACTCACTGGTGTAGAGATGGACAATAAAAGCATGGAAGATATCATGGCTTTGATTGAAATGACCCGAAAAGACGGACTCTGGCTAGTTTTAGCTGGTCATGACATCGGAGAAAATGGAGTTATTCAGACAACACATGCAGAAATGCTCGAAAAGCTTTTACCTTACTTATTGGAGAACTCAAATGAAATATGGGTTGCACCAGTTGGGGAAATCGCCGATTATGTAAAACAACAGAGAGGGTTTTAA